The Oscillospiraceae bacterium genome segment TTTTAATTTATTCGGAGGTCTATATGTCTTTCACAAATTCCTATGTAGCAGAGGTTTACGCCAACTGCGAAAAAAGAAATTCTCATCAGCCCGAGTTTCTGCAAACCGTAAAAGAGGTTTTTGAAACTATTCAGCCCGTTATCGACAAGCATCCTGAGTACCAGGAAGCCGGCATTCTGGAAAGAATGGTTGAGCCTGAAAGAGCGATATCTTTCAGAGTATCCTGGATTGATGACAGCGGCAAGGTTCAGGTTAACCGCGGTTACAGAGTTCAGTTCAACTCTGCAATCGGTCCTTACAAGGGCGGTCTGAGATTCCATCCCAGTGTTAACGAATCCATCATAAAATTCCTCGGTTTTGAGCAGACCTTCAAGAACTCCCTCACCTCTCTGCCCATGGGCGGCGGTAAGGGCGGTTCTGACTTTGACCCCAAGGGAAAAAGCGACCGTGAGGTTATGGCATTCTGCCAGAGCTTCATGACAGAGCTCAGCAAGCACATCGGTGCAGATACTGACGTTCCCGCAGGCGACATAGGTGTCGGTGCGCGTGAAATCGGTTATCTCTTCGGTCAGTACAAGCGTCTGCGCAATGAGTTCACCGGCGTTCTTACCGGTAAGGGTATGTCCTACGGCGGATCTCTTATCCGTCCCGAGGCTACCGGATTCGGCGCTGTTTACTACACCGTTGAAATGCTCAAGTATCTTGGCGATGACATTAAGGGTAAGACCTTTGCAGTTTCCGGCTTCGGTAACGTTGCATGGGGTACCGTTAAGAAAATCAACGAGCTGGGCGGTAAGGTTGTTACTATTTCCGGTCCCGACGGCTACATATACGACAAGGACGGCGTATGCGGCGACGAAAAAATCAACTTTATGCTTGAAATGCGCGCATCCTGCCGTAACAGAGTTCAGGACTACGCAGACAAGTTCGGTGTTCCTTTCTTTGCAGGCAAAAAGCCCTGGGGCGAAAAGGTTGACATCATCATGCCCTGCGCTACCCAGAACGAGGTTGGCATCGAAGAAGCTAAAGAAATCGTTGCAAACGGCGTAAAATACTACGTTGAAGTTGCAAACATGCCCACCACCAACGAGGCTGTTGCATACCTCAAGGCTAACAACGTTGTTGTTGCTCCCTCCAAGGCAGTTAATGCCGGCGGTGTTGCAGTTTCCGGTCTTGAAATGTCTCAGGGCTCCATGCGTTACAGCTGGACCGCTGAAGAAGTTGACGAAAAGCTTAAAGGCATCATGAAGAACATCTTCGCCGCATCCGTTTCCGCTGCTAAGGAATACGGCATGGAAGGCGACCTTATTGCAGGTGCAAATATTGCGGGCTTCCTCAAGGTTGCAGACGCAATGTACGCACAGGGCATTGCATATTAATCAGCACACCAAATCACAAAGAATATGCCCCTTGCCGACGGCAAGGGGCATATTTTTATGCTTATTTATTTTTTGAAGCCCTCAAGCTCCTCATAATAGCCCATTTTCTTCATAAAATCAGTGTATTCTTCATAGGTTACACCGTCACCGATTTTTCCCGTAAAGTGATTTATACCCTGCATATCACCCGTCCACTCAATTCGGTAGTAAACCTTTTCTTCTCTGAAGCTGTTTACTGCCACAGTTTTATCGGAAGGAATCTGCGCAGTGCCTTCTGTAATCACTTCATCGGTAAGTGCATTGGTCACCTTGTAGGAAACATTGACCGTCCCGCGTGTGTCGTTGGATGCGCAAAGCTTGATATTTCCGTTTTCATCCGGCTCGTCGCACATCATGCAGAAGGGGTTCTGAGAGCGCTTGATATAGCCATACGCCAGCTTTTTCGTACCGTACCAGTCCACTATCGCATCGGAAACCTGTGCCCAGCCGTCAATGATATTCCACCAGATAATTCCTGTACGGTACCATTTTTCAATACGGAAATGTTCAATGAAGAACTTCATGGCTTCCGCCTGTGATATCTGGCTTTCAAGAGCATATTTTTCTATATCCTCGGGAGCAGCTCCAAAAAGTCTTTCCACCTGACGTGTCATCAGGGGTATGCGATAAGAAAAGCTGTATGTAGGCTCAGGCACAACACATGTAGCATGCGTCAACCATTCTCTGTTGGTGCATATTTTGCCGTCGCCACGGTCATTTATACTTTCCTCACTGATAAATTTACGCAGTGATTCGGGAGAAGGACAGCCGTGATATCCCGTTTCGGAAGCGAAATGGCACACCGACTTTTTATAGTAGTAGTCTCCCTTAAAATAGTCTCTGGGACCCCACAGATGGTTTTCGGATGGGTTTCCGTTTTTAAATGCTTCCTCATCTATATAAGGTGAGCTGGGAAGATACGGACGGCATCCGTCCAGACGTCTGACTACCTCGGAAATAACATTGCGTGTGATTATATTATCGTTGGGGTTGGGTATATTAAAGGGCTTGCCGTTGAAGTAGGGCGCATTGCCTATCGAATCACATTCGTTATCACCCGACCAAAGTGCAAGGCAAGGGTGGTTATGCAGTGCCTTTACCAAATATTCCGCTTCCTGACGCATCAGACGGCAGAAGCGCTCATCCTGCGGATATCTTCCGCATGCCATGGAAAAGTCCTGCCATATGAGAATACCATTTTTATCGCAATAATCGTAAAACGCATGGTCGGGGTACACATTACCGCCCCAGCAACGTATCATATTGCAGCCGATATCCTTGGCAAGCTCAAGACCTCTGAGGTTATACTGTGCATGGCGGGACGGGAAGGAGTCGGTGGGAACCCAGTTTGTGCCCATAACGAAGATGCGTTTACCGTTAATGATGAACTCAAATTTACCGTCCTTACCGGCGCAGGAGGTACGCACCAGTTCAACACTTCTCAGACCTGCCATAAATTCAACACTGTCACATTCCTCACCGTCAAGATACAGCGTTATTTTGCACTTATACAGATTGGGCTCGCCGTAATTTACGGGCCACCACAGCTTGGGATTTAGAACTCTCAGGTCGTAGGTCTGATTGATTACATTAGCCGGCTTTATGTATTCAAAGGAAGAATCTCCGCATACACCCTCATACTTCAATGTGAATCTGCGTATATTTCCCACATCGGTATGCAAACGTGTTTTGAAACGGATATCCATATAATCTCCCTCGCGGGTATGGTTAAGCGAGTAGTAATACTCCTCAATACGGGACTTGTTTTTATATACAACGCTTACCTCCTTCCACAAACCTGCGGTAACGGTACGCGCCATAATATCCCATCCGAACATGTAGGGCGCCTTTCTTACCAGATTGGAATCGTTATCATGCCATATGGAGCTGTTGGTGAAGGAATCACAGGGAATACCTCTTACGTAAACATTAGTGGGAATTATATGCACTACCACCTCGTGCCTTCCGTATGAAAGATTTTCGAGGGGGAATTCATAAGGAATGAGCATATTTTCGGTGAATGCAACAAATTCACCGTCGATATAAATATTCGCGGCGGTATCAATGCCCTCAAACAGCAAAAAGCCGTCCTTGCCGTTATCCTCATATTCGAACTCCGAAAAATACCACAGGTGCATATCTTCAAGCTCCTGCACCTTAAGAATGTTTTCGCCGAAATACAGATCCTCGGGGAGAAGTCCTTCTCTTGAAAAATCAAGTTCAAAGTTGCCCGGCACCTGCGCATTTATGACTTTACAGCCATCAAGTATTTCCTTAGTCGTTTTGGCATCAAATTTGGTTTTTACCACATCGTCATGACGCATAAAACCCATTTTCCAGTTGGTTATCAAAGACTTAATCATTTTAAAAACTCCTTTCAAGTATTGTTATTTGTTTATATTTTACATCTACTTGCTAAAAATTGCACTTTAAATTACACTTTTTGTACGCAATATTTAAAGAATCTGTATTGACAATATTTTTATTTGATGGTAAAATGTATAAAAGAGGTGATGCTTACGGACACAAAGCTAAGGCTCACACGTGACGATCACGTGGAAAAAAGCAGTCATGTTGTTGTAAAACACCGCAGTACGAAATCTTTTCCGTTACACACTCACGATTATTTTGAAATCGAAATAATCACAAGCGGGAATGCCGTACAAAACATAAACGGCAAGGAATACACGCTGGAACGGGGCTGTGTCACACTTCTTACCCCTGCGGATTTTCACAGCGTGGAGGTACCGCTCGGTGAATCGATTACATTATGGAATATATCCATGGATGAAATGCTTTTTCCCGAAAAGCCGCCGGAATACTTTTTCAAAAGCAGCGGAATATGCCACAACATTTCAGATGAGGTTTTTGAAAAAATAGACCTCGCCGCATCGCTTCTGGAAAAAGAGAGTGTATCGGGAAGTCACGCATACAATCTCATTGAATACATACTTTCGCTGATTTCGGACAATTCCGGCAGTGAAAATCCCCCTTACTCTCCCATACGTGAAGCCATAATGTATATTGATACTCATTTCCGTGAGAATCCCACACTCGCTCAAAGCGCTCAGCGTGCCTGCCTTTCCACGGTTTATTTTGGAAATCTTTTCAAAAAGGTGACGGGAGTAACGTATGTGGACTATATAAACACCCGAAAGACCGAGTGTGCCTGCATGCTGATGGAAAGCGGGATGAGTGTTACTCAGGCATGCTTTTCATCCGGCTTCGGTTCCATGTCGGGCTTTCTGCACACCTTTAAAAAACAAAAAGGATTAACCCCGGAGCAATTCAAGCGCTCCTGCAAAAATACAAAACAAAACGGAGGACCCTATGTACACCATTAACAAAATCGCATCCGATCACGTAATCGACTTTGCCGCAGAGGAGCTTAAAAAATACCTGCGCATGATGATGCCCCGCTGCGGAGAGATAGAAATATACTTTTCTCCGGACGCAACCGACGGCTTCCGTCTGGGGCTTCTGGAGGACTTCGGGCTGGATATATCCGAAGCTGACGACCTTACGCTGGACGACATCATTCACATTGACACCACTGCCGAGGGCGGAATTATAGCAGGAAGTAACCCACGAAGTGTATTATTGGCAGTATACCGCTTTCTTAACGAAAACGGATGCCGTTGGCTTTTCCCGGGTGTCGACGGTGAATACATCCCTATGCAGAATATTGTGCCTGTAAAATATCACAAGATGGCTGACTGCCGTTACCGCGGTCAGTGCAACGAGGGTGCGGAAAGTCAGCAGTGCATGCTGGAAACCATTGATTTCTCGCCCAAAATAGGTCTTAACGTATACATGCTGGAGTTTGATAACCCCAAGGTATACTACAACTGGTACTACGACCATTCCTACAACGAACAAAACCGTCCCGCCGAGCACCTTTCGGACGAAACAGTTCTGCAGTGGAAGCGTCAGTGCGAGGCTGAAATTTCCAAAAGAGGTCTTCAATTCCACGATATGGGTCACGGCTGGACTGCAGAATCCTTCGGTATACGTTCCACCGACGGTTGGGTAAAGGACACCGAAAACCCCGTTCCCAAGGAATCCGAGGATTTTCTCGCCATGATAGACGGCAAAAGAGAGCTATACAAGGGCGTTGCTCTTAACACAAACTTCTGCATGTCCAATGCCGCCGCGCGCGAAAAGGTTGTAAAGCAGGTTGTGGCTTACGCTTCTCTCAACCGCAATGTTGACTATCTGCATGTATGGCTTGCCGACGGCTACAACAACCACTGCGAATGTGAAGAATGCCGCAAAAAGATTCCCTCCGACTGGTACGTTATGCTCATGAATGAAATAGACGACGCACTTACTGCAGAGGGCCTGAGCACACGTATTGTATTCTGCTGTTATCTTGACACCACCTGGCCCTGTGAAACCGTGACCATAAAAAATCCCGACCGTTTCACTCTGCTTCTGGGCGCAATTTCCCGCGATTACACCGCTCACGTTCCGCACGAACCCGTTGATACTCCCACCTGGCCATTTAA includes the following:
- a CDS encoding NADP-specific glutamate dehydrogenase produces the protein MSFTNSYVAEVYANCEKRNSHQPEFLQTVKEVFETIQPVIDKHPEYQEAGILERMVEPERAISFRVSWIDDSGKVQVNRGYRVQFNSAIGPYKGGLRFHPSVNESIIKFLGFEQTFKNSLTSLPMGGGKGGSDFDPKGKSDREVMAFCQSFMTELSKHIGADTDVPAGDIGVGAREIGYLFGQYKRLRNEFTGVLTGKGMSYGGSLIRPEATGFGAVYYTVEMLKYLGDDIKGKTFAVSGFGNVAWGTVKKINELGGKVVTISGPDGYIYDKDGVCGDEKINFMLEMRASCRNRVQDYADKFGVPFFAGKKPWGEKVDIIMPCATQNEVGIEEAKEIVANGVKYYVEVANMPTTNEAVAYLKANNVVVAPSKAVNAGGVAVSGLEMSQGSMRYSWTAEEVDEKLKGIMKNIFAASVSAAKEYGMEGDLIAGANIAGFLKVADAMYAQGIAY
- a CDS encoding helix-turn-helix domain-containing protein, which codes for MVKCIKEVMLTDTKLRLTRDDHVEKSSHVVVKHRSTKSFPLHTHDYFEIEIITSGNAVQNINGKEYTLERGCVTLLTPADFHSVEVPLGESITLWNISMDEMLFPEKPPEYFFKSSGICHNISDEVFEKIDLAASLLEKESVSGSHAYNLIEYILSLISDNSGSENPPYSPIREAIMYIDTHFRENPTLAQSAQRACLSTVYFGNLFKKVTGVTYVDYINTRKTECACMLMESGMSVTQACFSSGFGSMSGFLHTFKKQKGLTPEQFKRSCKNTKQNGGPYVHH
- a CDS encoding DUF4838 domain-containing protein; protein product: MYTINKIASDHVIDFAAEELKKYLRMMMPRCGEIEIYFSPDATDGFRLGLLEDFGLDISEADDLTLDDIIHIDTTAEGGIIAGSNPRSVLLAVYRFLNENGCRWLFPGVDGEYIPMQNIVPVKYHKMADCRYRGQCNEGAESQQCMLETIDFSPKIGLNVYMLEFDNPKVYYNWYYDHSYNEQNRPAEHLSDETVLQWKRQCEAEISKRGLQFHDMGHGWTAESFGIRSTDGWVKDTENPVPKESEDFLAMIDGKRELYKGVALNTNFCMSNAAAREKVVKQVVAYASLNRNVDYLHVWLADGYNNHCECEECRKKIPSDWYVMLMNEIDDALTAEGLSTRIVFCCYLDTTWPCETVTIKNPDRFTLLLGAISRDYTAHVPHEPVDTPTWPFKLNDNLLPTTVEQYNTYARQWQEKCGGLKVLVYEYHYWRHQYYDPSGIKLAKLIHNDVIGYKKNGFDGIIEDGSQRSYFPNGFSYFVYASTLFDNSCDFEKLKEDYFSHAYGEDWREIYAIFEKVSEGLDPKYLEGGAFEASTNGVFYDPTQKEKLQTVFDAAKEFDSFIKDHFTSPVRAQTAAVRLLIRYVDYIRALAEAFILKCEGNDAEANKVYFDFMKEFGKHEYEIERYFDHALATMSMCRIFGHMSAFHN